The following proteins are co-located in the Oenanthe melanoleuca isolate GR-GAL-2019-014 chromosome 4, OMel1.0, whole genome shotgun sequence genome:
- the PIGY gene encoding phosphatidylinositol N-acetylglucosaminyltransferase subunit Y, with the protein MAGAGLLPSLPTLTVLVPLLSLAGLFYSASVDENFPQGCTSTTSLCFYSLLLPVTVPVYVFFHLWTWMGIKLFRHN; encoded by the coding sequence ATGGCCGGAGcggggctgctgccctccctgcccacgCTGACTGTGCTCgttcccctcctgtccctggcaggcCTGTTCTACTCGGCCAGCGTCGACGAGAACTTcccccagggctgcaccagCACGACCAGCCTGTGTTTTTACAGCCTGCTCCTTCCTGTTACAGTGCCAGTTTATGTGTTCTTTCACCTGTGGACCTGGATGGGGATTAAGCTTTTTAGGCACAACTAG